From one Leptospira andrefontaineae genomic stretch:
- a CDS encoding D-alanine--D-alanine ligase — protein MNSDSPSVLIVADIQNPDLDPKDTQEWEDRNSVEEIKRCLEELGEKVEIVEFPSKLLQKLSDYSNLEPQNRPVLFHLVEGFRSRNREALLPGLAEYSGFPHTGSDAYAQILSLDKHLSKLFCVSAGVPTSPWGLVEKDSVEDTTSVDQNKGQNLDSAFLGSRLPLESEFPVFFKPRFEGSSLGVGEENLILDSAALDQFIQSKFQEYSSWIYESYLPGEEWTLAVIGSPKYGYKASQVARIGLENSTEKIYGEITKTKLSMPEKLYFDLDKERSEYIQKNSLELCKLLKTSGAVRLDWKADSEGKPMFLEWNLTPGLSSYYSSFPICYSESFGTYSDLMKELLEIAREEFLTERFHYSKQKKEKQTSGIEG, from the coding sequence ATGAATTCAGATTCTCCATCTGTTTTAATCGTAGCAGATATCCAAAACCCAGATTTGGATCCAAAAGATACTCAAGAATGGGAAGATAGGAATTCTGTCGAAGAGATTAAACGTTGCCTGGAAGAGTTGGGAGAGAAGGTGGAGATCGTTGAATTTCCGTCGAAGTTACTACAAAAACTTTCAGATTATTCTAATTTAGAACCGCAAAACCGACCTGTTCTATTCCATTTGGTAGAAGGTTTCCGCTCCAGGAATAGAGAAGCTCTTCTTCCAGGGCTCGCTGAATATTCGGGATTTCCTCATACTGGCTCCGACGCGTACGCGCAAATCTTGAGTTTGGATAAACATCTTTCTAAATTGTTCTGTGTGTCTGCAGGTGTTCCTACCAGTCCTTGGGGCCTTGTGGAGAAAGATTCTGTCGAAGATACTACATCGGTAGATCAGAATAAAGGGCAGAATTTGGATTCCGCATTCCTCGGTTCGCGACTTCCTTTGGAATCTGAATTCCCAGTTTTCTTTAAACCTAGATTCGAAGGTTCCAGTCTTGGAGTAGGAGAAGAAAATTTGATCTTAGACTCGGCTGCCTTGGATCAATTTATCCAATCCAAATTCCAAGAATACTCCTCCTGGATCTACGAATCCTATTTGCCAGGAGAAGAATGGACGCTGGCAGTAATCGGTTCACCAAAGTATGGATACAAGGCAAGCCAGGTGGCAAGGATCGGTTTGGAAAATTCTACAGAAAAAATATACGGTGAGATTACTAAGACCAAACTAAGTATGCCTGAAAAATTATATTTCGATCTGGACAAAGAAAGGTCGGAATATATCCAAAAGAATTCATTAGAATTATGTAAATTACTTAAAACTTCTGGGGCAGTCCGTTTGGATTGGAAGGCTGACTCGGAAGGAAAGCCAATGTTCCTGGAATGGAATCTGACTCCGGGATTATCTTCTTATTATAGCAGTTTTCCGATCTGTTATTCCGAAAGTTTCGGAACTTATTCGGATTTGATGAAAGAACTATTGGAAATCGCAAGAGAAGAATTTTTAACGGAAAGATTTCACTATTCCAAACAGAAAAAAGAAAAACAAACGAGCGGGATCGAAGGATGA
- a CDS encoding iron-containing redox enzyme family protein — protein MKTFREELIDQVKYHPVLTANLWLEEKEERMEHSDLLLWLKQEYFVSVEFVNWFLNTAALTNSVPSKIVLVQNIWEELGEGKEEDSHVSILRKFLSEMGEVVNQEDILPETGAYLDLMKRITTTDFYSALGALGPANEYLLKLEYSRMYKSYSDLKSRISLPEGKFFQVNLEADESHSEKMFRLIETVATDPEKMQKVREGSKLALDARLVFYEGLKKVISPISF, from the coding sequence ATGAAAACGTTTCGAGAAGAATTGATAGACCAGGTCAAATATCATCCTGTATTGACTGCAAATTTATGGTTGGAAGAAAAAGAAGAAAGAATGGAACATTCCGATCTTCTTCTTTGGTTGAAACAGGAATATTTCGTATCTGTAGAATTTGTGAACTGGTTTTTAAATACTGCGGCTCTCACTAATTCTGTGCCTTCTAAGATCGTGCTCGTGCAAAATATTTGGGAAGAACTGGGAGAAGGTAAAGAAGAAGATTCACATGTTTCTATCCTTCGAAAATTTCTCTCCGAAATGGGGGAGGTGGTGAATCAGGAAGATATACTTCCTGAGACGGGAGCTTATTTGGATTTAATGAAAAGGATTACCACCACTGATTTTTATTCTGCTCTTGGAGCTCTCGGGCCTGCGAATGAGTATCTTCTAAAATTAGAATATTCTAGAATGTATAAATCATATTCTGATCTAAAATCCAGGATTTCCCTTCCGGAAGGTAAATTTTTCCAGGTGAATCTGGAGGCAGATGAATCTCATTCGGAAAAAATGTTTAGATTGATAGAGACGGTCGCGACAGATCCTGAAAAAATGCAAAAAGTAAGAGAAGGGTCCAAACTAGCATTGGATGCACGTTTAGTATTTTATGAAGGTTTAAAAAAGGTAATTTCTCCGATTTCTTTTTAA
- a CDS encoding DCC1-like thiol-disulfide oxidoreductase family protein encodes MKQNVFLYDGDCNFCSGLASKLSKLSLDKNVKFISFRDLSSGDLKELHPSLEPKLVAGNVQYISGNMRYPGFFAVRKLSHSLKGWRWASPLLYLPLVPLLGMVFMSLLKSIRSKV; translated from the coding sequence ATGAAACAAAATGTTTTTTTGTATGATGGAGATTGTAATTTTTGTTCGGGTCTTGCTTCCAAACTTTCAAAACTATCCTTGGATAAGAATGTAAAATTTATAAGTTTTAGAGATCTATCTTCCGGTGATCTAAAGGAATTACATCCAAGTCTAGAACCTAAATTAGTCGCGGGTAATGTACAATATATCTCAGGAAATATGAGATATCCCGGTTTTTTCGCAGTCCGAAAACTTTCTCATTCTTTAAAAGGATGGAGATGGGCCTCTCCTCTCTTATATCTGCCTCTGGTCCCATTACTCGGAATGGTCTTTATGAGCTTATTAAAATCGATCCGATCTAAGGTTTAA